The following coding sequences are from one Mugil cephalus isolate CIBA_MC_2020 chromosome 9, CIBA_Mcephalus_1.1, whole genome shotgun sequence window:
- the LOC125013007 gene encoding olfactory receptor 4S2-like, producing the protein QDPYFILSAYYDTGAFKYLCFLIIMFLYIFIVAANVFLMVVICVNRSLHEPMYMFLCSLFVNGLYGSTTLFPFLLVQILSDVHLVSAPLCFLQIFCVYCYGGVEYLNLAIMSYDRYLAVCSPLQYNKYMSYNKVAALIAVIWLPPILLNSINQRLIVPLKLCGNIINKVYCDNHSVVKLACYDTTVNNIFGLSVSALSVFAPFILILHTYMKILRVCFSGSKQTRQKALSTCTPHLASLLNFSFGACFEILQSRFDMSSVPNSLRIFLSLYFLTCPPLFNPLMYGLNLAKVRVACKNLLSQVSY; encoded by the coding sequence CAAGATCCATATTTCATCCTTTCTGCCTACTATGACACTGGGGCATTTAAATACTTGTGTTTCCtcattattatgtttctgtACATATTTATTGTTGCAGCCAATGTTTTTCTGATGGTGGTGATCTGTGTGAACAGGAGCTTACATGAACCTATGTACATGTTCCTGTGCAGCCTGTTTGTTAATGGACTGTATGGCAGCACAACCTTGTTCCcgttcctcctggtccagatcCTCTCTGACGTTCACTTGGTTTCTGCTCCGCtctgtttcctgcagattttttgtgtttattgttaTGGAGGTGTAGAATATTTAAACTTAGCCATCATGTCTTATGACCGATACCTGGCTGTCTGTTCTCCGttacaatataataaatacatgtctTATAATAAGGTTGCAGCCCTTATTGCAGTTATATGGTTGCCTCCGATTTTGTTAAATTCCATTAATCAGCGTCTGATTGTTCCTTTGAAACTCTGTGGAAACATTATTAACAAGGTCTACTGTGACAACCACTCTGTGGTGAAACTGGCCTGTTACGACACCACAGTCAACAACATCTTCGGCCTGTCTGTTAGTGCTCTCTCTGTGTTCGCTCCTTTCATTTTAATCCTTCACACCTACATGAAGATTCTCAGAGTGTGTTTCTCTGGATCTAAACAGACCCGACAGAAAGCTCTCAGCACCTGCACCCCTCACCTCGCCTCCCTGCTCAACTTTTCCTTTGGCGCCTGCTTTGAGATATTACAGAGCAGATTCGACATGAGCAGCGTCCCAAACTCACTGAGGATCTTCTTATCGTTGTACTTCCTCACGTGTCCACCGCTCTTCAACCCTCTAATGTACGGCCTCAATCTGGCTAAGGTCCGTGTTGCATGTAAAAATCTCTTATCACAAGTATCGTATTAG